A portion of the Echeneis naucrates chromosome 5, fEcheNa1.1, whole genome shotgun sequence genome contains these proteins:
- the taf4a gene encoding transcription initiation factor TFIID subunit 4, producing MCHSRVPAHSRLFVFRRNKLEVQGVSSKRGPHGSTMDAPTASTDSSAGRDPSKTLVVSGDATSLPNHQGKVGSYSAQTFNGSQTMNSHNSGSAAAPLGGTAVTSGSGNSSVPAVSVAAVSSGPVLSKGLSSAIMPPSSNSVIQTPLMNPQSVVPTAPSVSQPTAPTVTLGRPPMQTAGSGATLNGNNNASPAVATSAPGQTSGGMQTPLVNNGQPSNSVSVGARSHIIKAEPPTTIIQSAPQPAVSAPRTPATVAAGPGGIRALTPQMLAPRLPQTSPGQPSVHNIQLPPGMVLVRSESGQLLMIPQQTLAQMQAQTQGGMAPRTPTPTNVPPGQASGNIISRQVAPSTIIRQGCPAPTSLAATTTLHRPPILQSSVGTAVPGMTTRAVTQTVGTTVTSVTVSKETMENVKKCKNFLSTLIKLASTGKQSTETAASVRELVKDLLEGKLEAEEFTSRLYKELNSSPQPYLVPFLKRSLPALRQLTPDSAAFIQQSQLPQPASSPVSSISSTPTPTPTTVVLGSPAPRLTGPVSRPPLQPSISKLGQNPQLVLHSQQSRALLRPQVTLPTTPMVTLRNQAPGRIMLGQQQVQLKELQPVPVRPDMPHVSKQISAVALTAAQKNKLKEAGGTFKDDDDINDVASMAGVNLSEESANILATNSGLVGVVTHSCKDETFLSCAMLQSRMLEIGRKYGVTDLGAEVVNYVSHATQQRLQNLLEKVSQVAQQKNVNLKEDDNQEQSNDVRAQLKFFEQLDQLEKQRKEEQEREILLKAAKSRARQEDPEQLRLKQKAKEMQQQELAQMRQREANLTALAAIGPRKKRRILDSPSSSTVAEGSGTGSSLLGGAGSSGSRPTRQRITRVNLRDLLFCLENESFTSRSHFLYKGFLK from the exons ATGTGTCATAGCCGCGTCCCTGCACATTCAAGATTGTTTGTGTTCCGTCGGAACAAGTTGGAAGTGCAGGGGGTCTCATCAAAGCGAGGTCCCCATGGTTCAACTATGGACGCACCGACGGCTAGCACCGACTCCTCCGCGGGACGCGACCCGAGCAAAACACTTGTTGTCAGTGGCGATGCAACTTCTCTGCCCAATCACCAGGGGAAAGTAGGCTCGTACTCAGCGCAGACTTTCAATGGGAGCCAAACTATGAACTCTCACAATTCAGGAAGCGCTGCTGCCCCTCTCGGGGGGACAGCAGTGACAAGTGGCAGTGGAAACAGCAGCGTCCCCGCCGTATCTGTCGCAGCTGTCAGCAGTGGACCAGTGTTGTCTAAAGGGCTGTCCAGTGCGATTATGCCCCCTTCGTCAAACAGTGTAATCCAGACTCCTCTTATGAACCCGCAGAGCGTTGTCCCCACAGCTCCGTCTGTGAGCCAGCCAACAGCACCCACCGTGACTCTCGGCAGGCCGCCTATGCAAACCGCGGGGTCGGGTGCAACTCTGAATGGGAACAATAACGCGAGTCCAGCCGTGGCTACCAGTGCACCGGGGCAGACAAGCGGCGGCATGCAAACTCCGCTTGTAAACAATGGCCAACCCTCCAACTCTGTGTCCGTCGGTGCGAGGTCGCACATTATCAAGGCAGAGCCACCCACAACAATAATACAGTCGGCACCGCAGCCGGCTGTCAGCGCTCCCCGGACTCCGGCCACGGTAGCTGCCGGTCCAGGTGGGATCCGAGCTCTGACACCTCAGATGCTGGCCCCAAGGCTCCCCCAGACCTCCCCAGGACAGCCCAGTGTGCACAACATTCAGCTTCCCCCGG GGATGGTACTTGTACGCAGTGAGAGTGGACAGCTGCTGATGATTCCTCAGCAAACTCTGGCCCAGATGCAGGCTCAGACGCAGGGAGGAATGGCACCCAGGACTCCTACACCAACAAATGTGCCTCCTGGCCAG GCTTCTGGAAACATCATCAGCCGACAAGTGGCTCCTAGCACTATCATCCGACAGGGTTGTCCAGCTCCAACGTCGCTCGCTGCGACCACTACTCTTCACAGACCTCCTATTCTACAG AGTTCAGTTGGGACTGCAGTACCAGGAATGACCACCAGGGCTGTCACTCAAACAGTTGGGACCACAGTTACCTCAGTAACAGTGAGCAAA GAGACAATGGAGAATGTGAAGAAGTGTAAGAACTTCCTGTCTACATTGATAAAGCTGGCATCCACTGGGAAGCAATCAACAGAGACTGCGGCCAGTGTGAGAGAGCTGGTCAAAGACTTGCTG GAGGGAAAACTGGAAGCTGAGGAATTCACCAGCAGATTGTACAAAGAGCTCAATTCGTCCCCCCAACCTTACCTTGTGCCTTTCCTGAAG AGAAGTCTGCCCGCCTTGAGGCAACTTACTCCAGACTCAGCAGCATTCATTCAGCAGAGTCAGCTCCCCCAGCCAGCCTCAAGTCCAGTGTCCTCCATCTCATCCACACCCACCCCTACCCCTACCACAGTGGTCCTGGGCAGCCCTGCCCCGCGCCTCACTGGCCCAGTCAGCAGGCCTCCGCTTCAGCCCAGCATTAGCAAGCTGGGGCAGAACCCCCAACTG GTTCTCCATTCTCAACAGTCAAGAGCACTGTTGAGACCTCAGGTAACATTACCAACGACCCCCATGGTGACACTCAGGAATCAGGCCCCTGGTCGAATCATGCTGGGACAGCAACAAGTCCAGCTTAAAGAGCTGCAACCAG TTCCTGTGCGGCCAGACATGCCACATGTGTCTAAACAAATTTCTGCTGTAGCCTTGACCGCAGCTCAGAAGAACAAGCTGAAAGAGGCTGGTGGCACTTTCAA aGATGATGACGACATCAATGATGTGGCCTCTATGGCTGGAGTGAACCTATCCGAGGAAAGTGCTAATATCCTGGCAACCAATTCTGGACTAGTGGGAGTAGTGACACATTCCTGTAAGGATGAGACGTTCCTCTCCTGTGCAATGCTGCAAAGCAGAATGCTGGAGATAG GCAGGAAGTATGGTGTAACAGATCTGGGTGCTGAGGTGGTGAACTATGTCTCCCATGCTACACAGCAGCGACTACAGAACCTGCTTGAAAAAGTTTCCCAAGTGGCCCAGCAGAAAAATGTCAACTTAAAG GAGGATGATAACCAAGAGCAAAGCAATGATGTGCGTGCTCAGTTGAAGTTCTTTGAGCAACTGGACCAGTTAGAAAAGCAACGGAAGGaggaacaggagagagagatcCTCCTGAAGGCAGCTAAG TCTCGAGCTCGACAAGAGGACCCAGAGCAGTTGCGGctaaaacaaaaggcaaaagag atgcagcagcaggagctggcTCAGATGAGGCAGAGGGAGGCCAACCTTACGGCACTGGCAGCCATCGGACccagaaagaagaggaggattcTGGACTCCCCGTCCTCTTCCACTGTGGCTGAG